One window of the Triticum dicoccoides isolate Atlit2015 ecotype Zavitan chromosome 3B, WEW_v2.0, whole genome shotgun sequence genome contains the following:
- the LOC119280254 gene encoding uncharacterized protein LOC119280254, which translates to MAAYYNGGRPLSYSNTDEGFDGGRTIYSTPTECYDASKHGLGTCHGHGYGGTNMYSNTTDVQWFDSSMHGQGYGGGGRTMYSNTAHGLFDSGRPGYGHVHSYGHNDGRIMSHTTTTSKESFGGGEQEQGYYKKEVKQHKNRELVGEVGAFAPADVAPPVSHTPGLLSPLFLFCPLLRSHRTSDRGRTTTAVDPVRSVETEPSSARAPA; encoded by the exons ATGGCGGCCTACTACAACGGCGGCAGGCCCTTGTCCTACTCCAACACCGACGAGGGCTTCGACGGTGGCAGGACCATTTACTCCACCCCCACCGAGTGCTACGACGCTAGCAAGCACGGCCTTGGCACCTGCCACGGCCATGGGTATGGCGGGACGAACATGTACTCCAACACCACTGACGTCCAGTGGTTCGACTCCAGCATGCACGGGCAAGGCTACGGCGGCGGTGGCAGGACCATGTATTCCAACACCGCCCACGGGCTCTTCGACTCAGGCAGGCCCGGGTATGGGCACGTCCACAGCTACGGGCACAACGATGGTAGGATCATGTcgcacaccaccaccacctccaaggAGTCCTTCGGCGGAGGCGAGCAGGAGCAGGGGTACTACAAGAAGGAGGTGAAGCAGCACAAGAACAGGGAGCTCGTGGGTGAGGTCGGCGCCTTTGCCCCG GCTGATGTGGCACCACCTGTCAGCCATACCcctggcctcctctctcctctctttctcttctgtCCTCTCCTTCGTTCACACAGGACCAGCGACCGTGGAAGAACAACAACGGCTGTTGACCCAGTCCGCTCCGTCGAGACTGAGCCATCGAGCGCCCGCGCCCCAGCATGA